TGGATCAGCCGTAACAGCTACGAGAACCAGGGCGAGGCGGAGGAGGCCATCCGGGGCATGACGGAGCGCGGCCTTCCCGTGTCCGCCATTGTCCTCGAAGCCTGGAAGGGGCCGTACGAAACGGGGGAGTTCAACCGGTTCGCGCATGGCGGGTGGAGGGAGCTGGACCGTTACTTCGCCCTCTGCCGGGAGCACGGCATTCGCACCGTCCTCTGGCAGGTCCCCGTCATCCCGCCCTCGCATCCCGGAATCGAGGATCTGGCCGCGGCCGGGATGTTCGTTCGGCAGCCGGACGGTTCGGTGAGCTGGCGCCGCGAATGGCTCGCGGGCATGGCGAACATCGATTTCACGCGGCCGGAAGCGGTGGCGTGGTGGAAGGACCAGCAGCGCGACGCCCTGCGGCTCGGCGCGCGCGGGTTCAAGGCCGACGACGGCGAGGACATCAAGGCCGATGACGTCTTCTCGGACGGCCGGCGTGGCTGGCAGTTGCACAACGAGTATTCCACGCTGTACGCGCAGGCCCTGTACGGCCTGTTCGACGAGGAGGGCGTGGACGGGATGCTGTGGTGCCGCAGCGCCAGCCTGGGCTGCGAGCGCACGCCCGGGCTCTGGGCGGGCGACCAGTACGCCAACTGGGAGCAGTATCGCTCGTTGCTTCCCGCGGGCTTGAGCGCGGGCGTGAGCGGCGCGCCGTTCTGGAGCCACGACATCGGCGGCTACATCGGCGATCCCTCTCCCGAGCTCTACATACGCTGGCTCCAGTTCGGCGCGTTCAGCCCGTTCATGCAGTACCACGGCATCAAGCCGCGCGAGCCGTGGCTGTTCGGGCCGGAGGCGGAAGCCGCGTATAAGCTGCTGGCCCATCTCCGGATGAACCTGAAGCCGACACTGATCGAGCTCGGTCGCGAGGCGGCGGCGACGGGGATGCCGATCATGCGCCCGATGATCCTGGAATTTCCGGACGATCCGCGTTTCCTGGCGGAGGATTCGCAGTACATGCTCGGCCCGGATCTGCTCGTCGCGCCGATCTTCCAGGAGGGCGCGGCGAAACGGATCGTCAAGTTCCCCGCCGGCCGCTGGCGGCACCTGCTGTCGCCGACGATCCACGAGGGGCCGGCGGACATCGAGATCACGTGCGGCCTCGTGGACGCCCCGGTCTACGTCCGCGAAGGCGCGCGGCTGAAAGCACAGTTGGCCCGGGGCGCCGCCCTGGGCCACTGGTCGCCCGACGCGCCGGTTCGCGAGCTCCGATTCAGCCGACGACCATGATGCAGAACCTTTACGGATATCCTGGAGGGCGGCGGGCCTCCGCCGCCGTCGCGGCCGGCCTCCTGCTGCTGTTCCTGGCCCCGGGCGTTCGGGCGCTCGACTGGGTCGGGCACGTTACCATCGGCCCGCAGGACGGCTTCATCGAGTCCACCAACGACGTCTGGATCAACGTCGAATCCTCGCCCGCCGGCGGCGCCACGGGCGCGCGGGTGGTCTACAGCACCGACGGCGGCGGGAGCTGGGTATCCACGAACATGTGGGCCAACGGCCGGCTCGGTGTCCATGACTGGTGGCACGTCAATCTCGGTCCGTTCCCCGGCGGCACGGTGATCCGCTACGCCGTGGAAGTTTTCGCCGACGGCGGGGGCTCGATGTGGGACCGCAACGACGGCACGGACTATTACGCCCATGTCAACGGCGGCGCCGGGTCGCGCTGGTACGGGAACACGCGCCACGACCCGCCCAACCAGCAGGTGGACGCGGGCGAGGGGGTGACCGTCTTCATCGAGACCTATCCCATCGGCACGGCGGCCACGGCGCGCGTGGTGTACAGCACCGACGGAGGGGCCCACTGGACCTCCGTGGCCATGACGAAAAACGGAACGGTTGGCGCGAACGATCTGTGGCAGGCCTCGATCGGAAGTTTCGCGGCCGGTTCGACGAACTTCTACGCGGTGGAGGTCACGTTCGGGCCGGACGATACGGAATGGGACACGAATAACGGCGCGAACTACCCGCTCATCATAAACAACCTCCATCCTGGCCAGTGGGTCGGCCTCACGCGGCACAGTCCGCATAACGGCGACATCGACCCCGGCGACGATCTCTTCGTCACCGTGGAATCCCGGCCGCGCGAGAAGGCGAGCTCGGCCAAGGCGGCGTACAGCGTCAACGGCGGCGCGTGGCAGGAGGCCGGCCTGCCGTGGCTCGCGGTATCCGGCTCGAACGATGTCTGGCGCGGCAGTATCGGCTCGTTCTCGGCCGGCGACGAGATCCGGTACGCCGTCGCGGTGAACTTCGGTTACGGCGGCGAGACCTGGGACACGGCGGGCGGCACGAATTTCTACGCCTTCGTTAACACCGCCTCCACGTCGCGCTGGGTCGGCAATACCACGACCTGGCCCGAGCCGGGGGAGATCGATCCGGAGGACGCCCTGTGGATCAATACCGAGTCGCGACCGGCGGGCGATTCCATCTCGGCCCGCGTGATCTGGTCCACCAACGGCGGCACGGCGTGGAACTCGACGCCGATGACATCGAACGGCACGAACGGGAACAATGCCCTGTGGCACGTCAACCTCGGCCCGTTCCCCGCGGGGACGACGAACGAATTTGCCGTCGAGGTCGCCTTCACGGGCGGGGGGACCCTTTGGGACAGCGCGGGCGGCGCGAATTACAAGGCGGTCGTCAACTCGCCCCGGGAACTCTCGTGGATCGGCAACACGGTCCACTGGCCGGCGGACACCAACCTGGACGCGGGCGAGGACTTCTGGATCAACACGGAGACCGAGCCCCTCGGCGCGGCGACGAACGTGCGCGTGGTCTACACGGCGGACGGCGGCGCGACCTGGCAGGAGGCGAACCTGTCCACCAACGGCGCGTCGGGCAACCGGACGCTCTGGCACGTCAACCTGGGCGGTTTCGGGGAAGGGGTGGTCGTGCGTTATGCCCTGGAGGCCAGGGATGTCTACGGGAACTCGCTTTGGGACAACAGCTGGGGCGAGGATTTCTACGTCCGCGTGAATTCACTGATCCGCGACCTGTACACGGACAAGGCGCGGTACAACCCGGGCGACACGGCGACGATCTCGGCGGAGTTGTACAACGCGTCCGGCTCGCCGGTCACCGGCACGCTGCGGCTCCGCGTGTCGCATCTGTTCGGCGAACTGGCGGTGATCGAGTCGAACGTGACGGTCGGGGCCGGTTCGGGGGTGACGGTGAACCTCCCGTGGGGAACCCCGCTCGACGACTTCCGCGGGTACGCCGTGGATGCGGACTTCGTCGCGGGCGGCGCGACGAACGATCGCCGGTCCACGGCGCTGGACGTGAGCAGCGACTGGACGAAGTTCCCGCGCTACGGCTTCTTCTCCGACTTTTACGAGGGCGAGCAGTCCTGGGACTCGGAGGCCAAGGCGAAGGAGTTGAGCAAGTATCACATCAGCGCGGTGCAGTTCTACGACTGGATGTGGGAGCATGACAGGCTGGTGCCGTATGCGGACGACGGGACGCGTCTGAACGTCTTCGAGCAGATTGACGGGCGGGTGCAATCGCTCGTGACGGTGTCCAACAAGATCGCCGCCGCCAGGGGCCGGAACATGTTCACCATGGCCTATGATTTGCTCTACGGCGACAGCGGGCGGGGCTCGGCCCCGCTGCACCCGGAGTGGGCCGCGTACAACAAGTCGTGGGCGACCGACCCGGTGGACATCCGCCAGCATCCGCTGGGCAGCCACACGATCTGGGTCATGGACTGCTCGAACGCGGATTGGAAGCGATGGATCTTCAACCAGTACAAGGACGCGCTGATCAAAATGGGGTTCGAGGGAATCCACCTCGACAACCTGGGCGGGGCGTGGAGCTACCGGTACGACTCGAACGACGGCATCTGGGAAGGCGACGCCTTCCCCTCGTTCATCAACGACTGCCGGGGCGAACTCCGCGAGGTGAACCCGGACGCGCGGCTGATCCACAACGACGTGTACGCGGGCTATCTCGACCAGGTCGCGCCGTCCGCGGTGGATGTATATTACGCTGAAGTATGGGGTTATGACCGGTACAGCGACGTGCGGGAGCTGATTCTGCGCGCGAAGGACCGGGGCCGGAAGCAGGTTGTTCTCGCCGCGTACATGAACCTGGATGACTATACCAATTACTTGAGCGAGGCCTCGGTCCGGCTGATGGACGCCTGCGTGTTCGCCAACGGCGCGTATCATATCGAACTGGGCGAGGGCGTGGAGATGCTCTCGAACCATTACTTCCCGATGCACTGGCCGCCGATGCGGCCGACGCTGCGGCGCGCGATGCGGGATTACTATGACTTTATCGTGAAGTACGAAAACCTGATCTTCTTCAACACGCTCGGGGACGTGGTGGACGGCACGGCCGCCGCGAACCTCTCGAGCACGACCCATGCGATCAGCAAGACCGGCGCGGCCGGGAGCGTCTGGGCCGTGGCGAAGATCTGGCGGGACGAGTTCGACACGCTCAACCTGGTCAACCTGAACGGAGTGGACGAGCTCTGGCGCAACCGCAGCGCCCGGCCGCCGGCGCAGACCAACATCGCGTTCAAGTACTACGTCGACAAGGTCGTCCGCCACCTCTACGTCGCCACGCCGGACGACGGGCTCGGTCGCCCGCGGGAGCTGGCCTTCACCGGGGGCACGGACGGCGGCGGCTACTATGTCGAGTTCACCGTGCCCGCCCTGGAATACTGGGACCTGGTGGTGTTGGACAAGAGGACGGACATCAAGGTGGACGGCTGGCCCGGCGACTGGACGGGCGCCGCGCCGACGAACATCCATGCCGTCACCGTGGACCGGGGCGAGTGGATCTACACGGGCGAGGCGAACGACTCCAGGACCTTCGGCGGGGCCTCGCCGGACGAGGACATTACCGAGGTCCGCTTCACCTGCGACGAGACATACCTCTACGGCCTCATCCGCATGCAAAACATCACCAACGCGGAACTCCCCGCGATCGGCATCGCCTGGAATTCGCATCTCGGCGGCGGCAGCTTCCCCTGGATCGGGGACGCCTCCACGCCGGGCGCCTCGATCGGGCTGGAGAACGGCGACCAGCACGCGACGCGCGAAATCATGATCTACTCGGCCGGCGGGACGGCGAAGATCCGGCTGTACAACGGCAGCGGTTGGTATGTGCCGAACGCCCTGGATTCCGCGGTCGCCGTAAGCACGGGCGACGATGTCCTCGAGTTCCGCATCAACCGGTACGACCTCGACCTGTTCTACCCGCAGGAGGTCACGGTGTCGCTGGCCTCCTTCCGCGGCAGCAGCAACGAGGCGGGCAGCGACGCGACCTACGACACGCCCGACGACAATAACGACGGGATTGACGTCCTGGGCGGTGACGTCGGCGTGTCGGCGAACGCGTGGGCCCGCGACCTGGACGACAACACGATGGGCCGGCATTACCGGATCCTGTTCAACCAGCAG
This window of the Kiritimatiellia bacterium genome carries:
- a CDS encoding glycoside hydrolase family 31 protein, producing the protein MSMANGPAWAAAFLLAGAISSSGAGSLRAVFGDLAVTVTPAGPDVYRFDVAPAADEAGPLEPGPAVLATGEGQAEIHWKDGWLEARRGDAAPLWRGRLSVLKEYGRANVPGTRLEWEAAPGEALYGLGQRFSGLNVAGKIVDMWIRDVPGQGEASYFCTPVLFSSSGYALFAVDNPEGAFALNPLGQGLNRYDRAGREWTFYLAFAPTLKELVLKRASIQGPFRGVPDWAWGPWISRNSYENQGEAEEAIRGMTERGLPVSAIVLEAWKGPYETGEFNRFAHGGWRELDRYFALCREHGIRTVLWQVPVIPPSHPGIEDLAAAGMFVRQPDGSVSWRREWLAGMANIDFTRPEAVAWWKDQQRDALRLGARGFKADDGEDIKADDVFSDGRRGWQLHNEYSTLYAQALYGLFDEEGVDGMLWCRSASLGCERTPGLWAGDQYANWEQYRSLLPAGLSAGVSGAPFWSHDIGGYIGDPSPELYIRWLQFGAFSPFMQYHGIKPREPWLFGPEAEAAYKLLAHLRMNLKPTLIELGREAAATGMPIMRPMILEFPDDPRFLAEDSQYMLGPDLLVAPIFQEGAAKRIVKFPAGRWRHLLSPTIHEGPADIEITCGLVDAPVYVREGARLKAQLARGAALGHWSPDAPVRELRFSRRP